The Methanocella arvoryzae MRE50 genome includes a region encoding these proteins:
- a CDS encoding beta-glucosidase has translation MTLEEKASLCSGLDMFRLKGIARLGIPSILLSDGPHGLRKPVFDPDHLGIGQSIPSTCFPTASAMASSWDRNLLYEIGYALGEECLHEDVAVILGPGANIKRSPLCGRNFEYFSEDPYLTGELAASMIEGIQATGVGASLKHFAVNNQEYRRMTIDAIVDERTLREIYLAGFEMAVKQSRPRTVMCSYNKVNGVYASEHERLLTDILRKEWGYEGLVMTDWGACDDRVAGLKAGQDLEMPSSFGVNDAKIVKAVRDGTLSEAVLDEAVERVLELVYDAVENRLPDYCYEKRTHHVMARQAAAESMVLLKNDGILPLKKGMKIAVIGAFAIHPRYQGNGSSQVNPCRLEKAYCELCTYTSEITFARGYDLRSDVPDERLITEACNIARGAEVAIIFAGLPDSYETEGMDREHMRMPESHNELIRRVAEANPGTVVVLANGAPVEMPWLGNVKAVLEGYLGGEAAGGAAADLLFGMVNPSGKLAETFALQLDDYPSANYFPSGPRTVEYREGLYVGYRYFDTAKKAVLFPFGHGLSYTSFEYSDMEVSASQIKDDEELKVGVLVKNTGDVAGAEVIQLYVRDVESTIFRPEKELKGFDKVFLQPGEMTRVEFTLDRRSFAYYNVETADWHVESGDFEILIGSSSADIRARETIWVESTRPGVSVPDLRSTAGIYYNLPPGNLVVDDESFKAIYGETLPSNIVLEGEPYTINSTLGEVKETFFGRIFFELVHNSARNTLPEAEDGEMQKIMTEKMLEDLPLRNVLTFSEGKINEQMLEGLLLLINRKPAQGLVRLSTALLKIG, from the coding sequence ATGACGCTCGAGGAAAAAGCGTCGCTGTGCTCTGGTCTGGACATGTTCCGCCTGAAAGGTATCGCCCGGCTCGGCATACCCTCAATCCTGCTGAGCGACGGCCCTCATGGCTTGCGAAAGCCGGTTTTTGATCCGGATCACTTAGGGATAGGGCAGAGTATTCCGTCGACCTGTTTTCCCACTGCTTCGGCGATGGCGAGCTCGTGGGACCGGAACCTGCTATACGAGATCGGGTATGCGCTGGGAGAGGAGTGCCTGCACGAGGACGTGGCGGTCATTCTGGGGCCGGGCGCCAACATCAAGAGGTCTCCGCTCTGCGGCAGGAACTTCGAGTACTTCTCCGAAGACCCGTATTTGACCGGGGAGCTGGCTGCCAGTATGATAGAGGGCATCCAGGCTACTGGCGTGGGCGCTTCACTGAAGCATTTTGCAGTCAATAACCAGGAATACCGGCGCATGACGATCGATGCGATTGTCGATGAGCGGACGCTGCGGGAGATATACCTCGCCGGGTTCGAGATGGCCGTAAAGCAGTCCAGGCCACGGACAGTCATGTGCTCGTACAATAAAGTCAACGGAGTCTACGCCAGCGAGCACGAACGGCTGCTGACGGATATCCTCCGGAAAGAATGGGGCTATGAAGGCCTCGTGATGACTGACTGGGGAGCCTGCGACGACCGGGTCGCAGGCCTCAAAGCCGGGCAGGACCTGGAGATGCCGTCGAGCTTCGGGGTCAACGACGCCAAGATCGTCAAAGCCGTGAGGGATGGTACGCTGAGCGAGGCGGTGCTGGACGAGGCGGTGGAGCGGGTGCTGGAGCTCGTCTACGATGCGGTAGAAAACCGGCTGCCGGACTACTGCTACGAGAAGAGAACGCACCACGTGATGGCCCGCCAGGCAGCGGCGGAGTCCATGGTGCTGCTCAAAAACGACGGGATACTTCCCTTGAAAAAGGGAATGAAGATCGCCGTCATCGGAGCCTTCGCCATTCATCCCAGGTACCAGGGTAACGGCAGCTCCCAGGTTAATCCCTGCAGGCTGGAAAAGGCTTACTGCGAACTCTGCACTTATACGTCGGAGATCACCTTCGCCAGGGGCTATGATCTACGATCGGACGTGCCCGACGAGAGACTTATAACCGAAGCCTGTAATATCGCCCGCGGCGCCGAAGTGGCGATCATATTCGCCGGGCTGCCGGACAGCTACGAGACAGAGGGCATGGACCGGGAACACATGAGGATGCCGGAAAGCCACAATGAGCTGATACGCAGGGTCGCTGAAGCTAATCCCGGCACGGTCGTAGTCCTGGCGAACGGCGCCCCGGTCGAGATGCCCTGGCTGGGCAATGTTAAGGCGGTCCTGGAAGGTTATCTGGGCGGAGAGGCAGCCGGAGGCGCCGCAGCTGACCTACTGTTCGGGATGGTCAACCCTTCCGGCAAGCTGGCGGAAACGTTCGCCCTGCAACTTGATGACTATCCCTCGGCAAACTATTTCCCCTCCGGCCCCCGGACCGTGGAATACAGGGAAGGCTTGTACGTGGGATACAGGTACTTTGACACCGCGAAGAAGGCAGTGCTGTTCCCCTTCGGCCACGGGCTGAGCTACACGTCTTTCGAATATTCAGACATGGAAGTCAGCGCCAGCCAGATAAAAGACGATGAAGAGCTGAAAGTAGGCGTGCTGGTGAAAAATACCGGGGATGTGGCAGGAGCAGAAGTTATCCAGCTCTACGTCCGGGACGTGGAGTCCACCATCTTCAGGCCCGAAAAAGAGCTGAAGGGCTTCGATAAAGTCTTCCTGCAGCCCGGGGAGATGACAAGAGTGGAGTTCACGCTGGACAGGCGATCATTTGCCTACTACAACGTGGAGACCGCCGACTGGCACGTGGAGAGCGGGGATTTCGAGATCCTGATCGGCTCCTCAAGTGCAGACATAAGAGCGAGAGAGACCATATGGGTCGAGTCGACCAGGCCTGGCGTCTCAGTTCCGGACCTGAGGAGCACGGCTGGCATATACTACAACCTGCCCCCAGGCAATCTGGTCGTCGACGACGAGTCCTTCAAGGCTATTTACGGTGAAACTCTTCCATCCAACATTGTGCTGGAAGGAGAGCCTTATACGATCAACTCCACTCTTGGCGAAGTAAAGGAGACATTCTTCGGGCGGATATTCTTCGAACTCGTCCACAACAGCGCCCGCAACACCCTGCCCGAAGCGGAGGACGGTGAGATGCAGAAGATCATGACCGAGAAGATGCTCGAAGACCTGCCCCTCCGCAACGTCCTCACCTTCAGCGAGGGCAAGATCAACGAGCAGATGCTGGAAGGTTTACTTTTACTGATCAACCGCAAGCCAGCCCAGGGGCTGGTGCGGCTGAGTACGGCATTACTGAAAATCGGCTGA
- a CDS encoding NAD(P)H-dependent oxidoreductase gives MINTMPHWKCNVCGYEIETTDAPDPCPSCGSSSEEFYVKGQHPKDRLDGQSDLLIINGSKHRAHNSAYFASLVAEAAKEKGVSYRVIHLADYKIEPCWCCYSMKEDKCRLPCCNAFDDMHRLHNLILSAKAVVVVSPINWNGMSVTLKQFLDRLTCIENMYLVDGSIPLAGRTVGIVVNGHEDGAYKTAFDIFTVFQNLGFVLAPYGIAYSTHGRQYLPETDHEYFRGDEKTTEFVRNVAHNVIEVSRLDIGSKMEIRPSCE, from the coding sequence GTGATCAATACTATGCCTCACTGGAAGTGTAATGTCTGCGGCTACGAGATCGAGACCACCGACGCTCCTGACCCTTGCCCGTCATGCGGCTCATCATCTGAAGAATTTTACGTCAAAGGCCAGCACCCGAAAGACAGGCTCGATGGCCAGTCCGACCTGCTCATCATCAACGGCTCGAAGCACCGGGCGCACAACTCCGCTTACTTCGCTTCCCTGGTGGCAGAAGCGGCAAAAGAGAAGGGCGTCTCTTACCGGGTGATCCATCTCGCCGACTACAAGATAGAGCCCTGCTGGTGCTGCTACAGCATGAAGGAGGATAAGTGCAGGCTACCCTGTTGTAACGCCTTCGACGACATGCACCGGCTGCATAATCTGATCCTGTCAGCAAAAGCCGTCGTTGTCGTGAGCCCCATCAACTGGAACGGGATGTCCGTCACGCTCAAGCAGTTCCTGGACCGGCTCACCTGCATCGAAAACATGTACCTGGTCGACGGCTCCATCCCGCTCGCCGGGCGTACTGTCGGTATCGTGGTCAACGGCCACGAGGACGGGGCTTACAAAACAGCGTTCGACATCTTTACGGTTTTCCAGAACCTGGGCTTCGTCCTGGCGCCATATGGTATTGCCTACTCCACGCACGGCAGGCAGTATCTGCCTGAAACTGATCACGAGTACTTCCGGGGAGATGAAAAGACGACGGAGTTCGTCAGGAACGTGGCCCATAACGTGATCGAGGTATCCCGGCTGGACATCGGGAGTAAAATGGAGATCAGGCCGAGCTGTGAGTGA
- a CDS encoding sugar phosphate isomerase, with amino-acid sequence MIGTSTFYESVEIQRQFIQQLKEIDQDKVSELVSLLTGFFLDGPDTKLIYGIAEGRSALALYDFLQQSSKYENITPLTLDDPIRRYIDPEKNNLIIAATGSGETKSVIRYLEDAFRMEVPVVLITSNVKSRAYEMVSKYDNGYPFIIEPLKGLDRKSLAALGSEFELKLVVFLNALVPELYHHDRGDIQRYYKQIDHFASNAALLKNIEAGHLGDWIERLLNRRGNYIVDGVGRSGFVAKAFGMRLTHLGRNVFMRDGPTTPAFLRGDAYIPISGSGNTREIIEGVVKAKLHGADVFPIMINIDSRLSSLMDSWGYSKNAMYIPVSLEDISLYWEQDMSKIMATKSVQTRPSISEINSYVFTNAIVAQAMEMLGVSEQYLKRIHV; translated from the coding sequence ATGATTGGTACTTCGACGTTTTACGAGTCAGTCGAAATCCAGCGACAGTTTATCCAGCAGCTGAAAGAGATAGACCAGGATAAGGTTTCCGAGCTGGTCAGCCTTCTCACCGGCTTTTTCCTGGACGGCCCGGATACCAAGCTCATCTACGGCATCGCCGAAGGCCGTAGTGCGCTCGCCCTGTACGACTTTCTCCAGCAGTCGTCGAAATACGAAAACATCACACCCCTGACGCTGGACGATCCCATCAGGCGGTACATCGACCCGGAAAAGAACAACCTGATCATAGCGGCGACAGGCTCCGGGGAGACTAAAAGCGTCATCAGGTACCTGGAGGACGCTTTTCGCATGGAAGTCCCAGTCGTGCTGATCACCTCGAACGTGAAGTCCAGAGCATACGAGATGGTTTCGAAATATGACAACGGCTACCCGTTTATCATAGAGCCGCTGAAGGGCCTCGACAGAAAAAGCCTCGCGGCCCTGGGCTCTGAGTTCGAGCTGAAGCTGGTCGTCTTCCTCAACGCGCTGGTGCCGGAGCTCTACCATCACGACAGGGGGGATATCCAGCGCTATTACAAGCAGATCGATCACTTCGCCAGCAACGCCGCGCTGCTGAAGAACATTGAGGCCGGCCATCTCGGGGACTGGATAGAGCGGCTCCTGAACCGCAGGGGGAACTACATCGTCGATGGCGTGGGCCGATCGGGCTTCGTGGCAAAAGCGTTCGGCATGCGGCTGACTCACCTGGGCAGAAATGTCTTCATGAGAGACGGGCCCACCACCCCCGCTTTCCTGAGAGGGGATGCGTACATACCCATCAGCGGCAGCGGCAATACCAGGGAGATCATCGAAGGCGTGGTCAAAGCCAAGCTGCACGGCGCCGACGTCTTCCCGATCATGATCAACATCGATTCCAGGCTCTCCAGCCTCATGGATTCATGGGGCTATTCCAAGAACGCCATGTACATACCTGTTTCGCTGGAGGATATCAGCCTCTACTGGGAGCAGGACATGAGCAAGATCATGGCCACCAAGTCAGTCCAGACCCGACCCTCCATATCAGAAATAAACAGCTACGTGTTCACCAACGCAATTGTCGCCCAGGCCATGGAAATGCTCGGCGTCAGCGAGCAGTATCTTAAGCGTATCCATGTCTAA
- a CDS encoding CBS domain-containing protein: MNVSEITSDRFESVDIKATLQEVLPLFRKPHKPAVLVFNGKEYAGMLTEKSIVSSIRNLKTGINGMVRKTPKITPNTTIYEAARLMVENQLRQLPVFDRAKVIGVVSSESLIQRAAETEFGSKAVSTIMSGDVISLDADDRVGKLINVLREEGISRVPVMSMGKLVGIATMHDLLQLIVPNKSEHGEGSLGTRHTPLREIKLRDIMTESVVTVKPDAPISSAAELMIRRDIQGLIVYDGTKVNGIMTNTDILMALAAVEKNEVDPTAGFTMQMTHGNLVDYDPAYVTTSVQNFIKKFEKFLVGGNVNVYFKQHKETFRGTPLILCRVRLKTDHNFYSARGEGWGADGAFHIAMSALERQVLNDKEIREDKRYETSDIVEKLDIL, encoded by the coding sequence ATGAACGTCTCAGAGATTACATCAGATCGGTTCGAGAGCGTCGACATCAAGGCAACATTGCAGGAAGTGCTGCCCCTGTTCAGGAAGCCGCACAAGCCGGCTGTACTCGTCTTCAACGGCAAGGAGTACGCGGGCATGCTGACCGAGAAGTCGATCGTAAGCTCCATCAGGAACTTAAAGACGGGAATTAACGGTATGGTCAGGAAGACACCGAAGATTACCCCGAACACCACTATTTACGAAGCCGCCAGGCTCATGGTTGAGAACCAGCTCCGCCAGCTGCCGGTCTTCGACAGGGCAAAGGTGATAGGCGTAGTATCCTCAGAGAGCCTTATCCAGAGGGCTGCAGAGACAGAGTTTGGCAGCAAAGCAGTCTCGACAATTATGAGCGGTGACGTAATATCCCTCGACGCAGACGACCGTGTCGGCAAGCTGATCAACGTGCTCAGAGAAGAAGGGATCTCGAGAGTGCCAGTCATGTCCATGGGAAAGCTGGTAGGCATCGCCACCATGCACGACCTCCTGCAGCTGATCGTTCCCAACAAGTCGGAGCACGGCGAAGGAAGCCTGGGCACCAGACACACTCCGCTTCGTGAGATCAAGCTAAGGGACATAATGACAGAAAGTGTCGTCACCGTAAAGCCGGATGCACCCATCAGCTCAGCAGCCGAGCTAATGATCAGAAGGGACATCCAGGGCCTGATAGTGTACGATGGCACGAAAGTCAACGGCATCATGACCAACACAGACATCCTCATGGCGCTGGCAGCGGTCGAGAAGAACGAAGTCGACCCCACCGCAGGCTTTACCATGCAGATGACGCACGGCAACCTGGTCGACTACGACCCGGCATACGTGACCACTTCAGTCCAGAACTTCATCAAAAAGTTCGAGAAGTTCCTGGTCGGAGGTAACGTCAACGTATACTTCAAGCAGCACAAGGAGACCTTCAGAGGCACTCCGCTAATTCTGTGCAGGGTCAGGCTCAAGACCGACCACAACTTCTACAGCGCCAGAGGCGAAGGCTGGGGTGCAGACGGCGCCTTCCACATCGCCATGAGCGCTCTGGAGCGCCAGGTGCTCAACGACAAGGAGATCAGAGAAGACAAGCGCTACGAAACTTCGGACATCGTAGAGAAACTTGATATTCTCTAA
- the thsA gene encoding thermosome subunit alpha encodes MAQQTGQSYVMREGSQVTRGFEAQTYNIMAAMAVAGAVISTLGPRGMDKMLVDSTGDISVSNDGATILRKMDIEHPAAKMIVEVAKTQDAEVGDGTTTAVVLAGELLRQAGVLTEKSVHQSSIIKGYLMAAEKALEIVKDMGVEVTEKDTAMLKKIAGTAMTGKDTENAKDFLSDLVVKSVAVTMQKDAAGKYYVERENLVFEKKKGGDVTDSKIIEGVLIDKGKVNFQMPSRLENVKVLAMDIGIEAKDTQFDAEFKIKVPGQFKQFADMEDRQIKEQVDKIAKLGVKAVFTTKAIDDLAQHYMAKYGIIGLRRLKTSDVRRVAKATGGSLVTNLDGITPADIGTAGLIEEITVGDDEMVLVSKCKDKKVTSVILRGVSEHILDEYERGIDDALHAVQNSIKDGKIVPGGAAVEAEISLRLKQYAMTVKGKEQLAIDAFASAMEVIPKALATNAGLSPIDMMIALKSKHGAKDGKNFGLNVYKGKPMDMLKEGVVEPMKLKTQAIQSATEAAIMILRIDDILAAAQTKNPAPGRR; translated from the coding sequence ATGGCACAACAAACAGGACAATCCTATGTCATGCGTGAGGGCAGCCAGGTCACCCGTGGCTTCGAAGCCCAGACTTACAACATCATGGCAGCCATGGCCGTTGCCGGCGCGGTTATCTCGACGCTCGGGCCGAGGGGCATGGACAAGATGCTGGTCGACAGTACCGGCGACATCTCAGTGTCCAACGACGGCGCGACGATCCTGAGAAAGATGGACATCGAGCACCCCGCGGCCAAGATGATCGTGGAAGTGGCGAAGACCCAGGACGCAGAAGTGGGAGACGGTACGACTACCGCAGTAGTGCTGGCCGGAGAGTTGCTCAGGCAGGCAGGCGTCCTCACCGAGAAGAGCGTACACCAGTCATCCATCATCAAGGGCTACCTGATGGCCGCCGAAAAGGCGCTGGAGATCGTCAAGGACATGGGAGTAGAGGTCACTGAGAAGGACACGGCCATGCTGAAGAAGATCGCCGGCACAGCCATGACGGGCAAAGACACTGAGAATGCAAAGGACTTCCTGAGCGACCTCGTGGTCAAGTCAGTGGCAGTCACCATGCAGAAAGATGCCGCTGGCAAGTACTACGTGGAGAGGGAGAACCTGGTCTTCGAGAAGAAGAAGGGCGGCGACGTGACCGACTCTAAGATCATCGAAGGCGTCCTCATCGACAAGGGCAAGGTCAACTTCCAGATGCCGTCCCGGCTGGAGAACGTCAAGGTGCTCGCCATGGACATCGGCATAGAGGCCAAAGACACCCAGTTCGACGCAGAGTTCAAGATCAAGGTGCCCGGCCAGTTCAAGCAGTTCGCCGACATGGAGGACCGCCAGATCAAGGAACAGGTCGACAAGATTGCGAAGCTCGGCGTCAAGGCAGTCTTTACCACCAAGGCTATCGACGACCTCGCCCAGCACTACATGGCCAAGTACGGCATCATCGGCCTCCGCAGGCTCAAGACCTCGGACGTCAGGCGTGTAGCCAAGGCGACCGGCGGCAGCCTGGTCACTAACCTCGACGGGATCACCCCCGCAGACATCGGCACCGCAGGGCTCATCGAAGAGATCACCGTCGGCGACGACGAGATGGTCCTGGTCAGCAAGTGCAAGGACAAGAAGGTCACCTCCGTCATCCTGAGGGGAGTCTCGGAGCACATCCTGGACGAGTACGAGAGAGGCATCGACGATGCGCTGCACGCAGTGCAGAACTCTATCAAGGATGGAAAGATCGTGCCCGGCGGAGCGGCAGTCGAGGCAGAGATAAGCCTTCGCCTGAAGCAGTATGCCATGACAGTCAAGGGCAAAGAACAGCTGGCCATCGATGCTTTTGCCAGCGCGATGGAAGTCATCCCGAAGGCGCTGGCCACCAACGCAGGCCTGAGCCCGATAGACATGATGATCGCCCTGAAGAGCAAGCACGGTGCAAAAGATGGCAAGAACTTCGGCCTGAACGTCTACAAGGGCAAGCCGATGGATATGCTGAAGGAAGGCGTCGTAGAGCCGATGAAGCTCAAGACTCAGGCTATCCAGAGCGCCACCGAAGCCGCCATCATGATCCTCAGGATCGACGACATCCTCGCTGCTGCCCAGACGAAGAATCCGGCCCCGGGCAGAAGGTAA